Proteins encoded in a region of the Acidobacteriota bacterium genome:
- a CDS encoding BON domain-containing protein, whose translation MKRMKTILSGAALLGLLSLAAFGQTPAPAPAKQTTKSSKAMKPSKSDADIQADIQKRLSEAPKLKSENISVSVANGVATFTGTVKSSGAKGGVSSLAKAAGAKSVVNNITVEKPAKPAPAAKPAKKP comes from the coding sequence ATGAAGCGAATGAAAACCATTTTGTCCGGCGCGGCTCTTCTGGGACTGTTGTCATTGGCCGCTTTCGGCCAGACACCGGCTCCAGCTCCGGCCAAGCAAACCACGAAATCGTCAAAAGCGATGAAACCCTCCAAAAGCGATGCCGACATCCAAGCCGACATTCAAAAACGGCTCTCTGAGGCTCCAAAACTGAAATCCGAAAACATCAGCGTTTCTGTCGCCAATGGAGTTGCCACCTTTACCGGTACGGTGAAAAGTTCCGGCGCGAAAGGCGGCGTTTCCAGTCTGGCCAAAGCCGCTGGCGCGAAATCCGTCGTCAACAACATCACGGTTGAAAAACCTGCCAAACCTGCTCCAGCCGCGAAACCGGCGAAAAAGCCCTAA